The Kluyveromyces lactis strain NRRL Y-1140 chromosome D complete sequence genome has a window encoding:
- the RPL10 gene encoding 60S ribosomal protein uL16 (highly similar to uniprot|P41805 Saccharomyces cerevisiae YLR075W), with translation MARRPARCYRYQKNKPYPKSRYNRAVPDSKIRIYDLGKKKATVDEFPLCVHLVSNELEQLSSEALEAARITANKYITKMTGRDSFHLRVRVHPFHVLRINKMLSCAGADRLQQGMRGAWGKPHGLAARVAIGQVIFSVRTKDNNKDTVIEGLRRARYKFPGQQKIIISKKWGFTSLNREEYVKKRDAGEIKDDGAFVKFLSKKGSLEENIREFPEYFAKA, from the coding sequence ATGGCTAGAAGACCAGCTAGATGTTACAGATACCAAAAGAACAAGCCTTACCCAAAGTCTAGATACAACAGAGCTGTTCCAGACTCTAAGATCAGAATTTATGATTTGGGTAAGAAGAAGGCCACTGTCGATGAATTCCCATTGTGTGTCCACTTAGTTTCCAAtgaattggaacaattgtCTTCTGAAGCTTTGGAAGCTGCTCGTATTACTGCTAACAAGTACATCACCAAGATGACTGGTAGAGATTCTTTCCACTTAAGAGTCAGAGTCCACCCATTCCACGTTTTGAGAATCAACAAGATGTTGTCTTGTGCCGGTGCCGATAGATTGCAACAAGGTATGAGAGGTGCTTGGGGTAAGCCTCACGGTTTGGCTGCCAGAGTTGCCATTGGTCAAGTTATCTTCTCTGTCAGAACCAAGGACAACAACAAGGACACTGTCATTGAAGGTTTGAGAAGAGCTAGATACAAGTTCCCAGGTCAACAAAAGATCATTATCTCTAAGAAGTGGGGTTTCACTTCTTTGAACCGTGAAGAATACGTTAAGAAGAGAGACGCTGGTGAAATTAAGGACGATGGTGCTTTTGTCAAGTTCTTGTCCAAGAAGGgttctttggaagaaaacaTCAGAGAATTCCCAGAATACTTCGCTAAGGCTTAA
- the SEC53 gene encoding phosphomannomutase SEC53 (highly similar to uniprot|P07283 Saccharomyces cerevisiae YFL045C SEC53 involved in synthesis of GDP-mannose and dolichol-phosphate-mannose required for protein assembly in endoplasmic reticulum phosphomannomutase): MSVSEFSHKEQPTTLVLFDVDGTLTPARLTVSDEVRDILKRLREKVVIGFVGGSDLSKQLEQLGSDVLDQFDYAFSENGLTAYRLGKELASQSFIEWIGEEEYNKLAKFILQYLASIDLPKRRGTFLEFRNGMINVSPIGRNASTAERNEFEQFDKEHQVRAKFVEALKKEFAHLSLTFSIGGQISFDVFPTGWDKTYCLRHVEADGFKEIHFFGDKTYKGGNDYEIYVDDRTIGHSVESPADTVRILKELFDL; this comes from the coding sequence ATGAGTGTTTCAGAGTTTTCGCATAAGGAACAGCCAACCACTTTGGTTTtgtttgatgttgatgGTACTTTGACTCCAGCCAGATTGACCGTCTCAGACGAGGTTAGAGACATCTTGAAGAGATTGAGAGAAAAAGTTGTTATTGGTTTCGTTGGTGGTAGTGATTTATCCAAACAGTTGGAACAGTTGGGATCTGATGTTTTGGATCAATTCGACTATGCCTTCTCTGAAAACGGGTTGACCGCTTACAGATTGGGTAAGGAACTAGCTTCTCAATCCTTTATCGAATGGATCGGTGAGGAAGAATACAACAAGTTGGCCAAATTCATCTTGCAATACTTGGCTTCCATCGATTTGCCAAAGAGAAGAGGTACTTTCTTGGAATTCAGAAACGGTATGATTAACGTTTCACCAATTGGTAGAAACGCTTCTACTGCTGAAAGAAAcgaatttgaacaatttgatAAGGAACACCAAGTCAGAGCTAAGTTCGTCGAAGCTCTAAAGAAGGAATTCGCTCATTTGTCCTTGACCTTCTCAATCGGTGGTCAAATTTCATTTGACGTTTTCCCAACCGGTTGGGATAAGACTTACTGTTTGAGACACGTCGAAGCCGACggtttcaaagaaatccaCTTCTTCGGTGACAAGACTTACAAGGGTGGTAACGACTATGAAATCTACGTCGACGACAGAACTATCGGTCACTCTGTAGAATCTCCTGCTGACACTGTCAGAATCTTAAAGGAATTGTTTGATCTATGA
- the FMP32 gene encoding Fmp32p (highly similar to uniprot|P43557 Saccharomyces cerevisiae YFL046W FMP32 The authentic non-tagged protein was localized to the mitochondria), with protein MIRSFAFPSYPRGFLGLRTLHTSRILYNDMETVHIRDTNHFRQRLMDEGKFSEEQSNVIVNIMIDALRGGVAHVSQDLASREKLTKLTYQQRVDFSKLREQLLTADRSEIHNLQNEHERIRKDLETMRNKLREEITKANAGFKLDLSLEKGRIREESSHHDMQIKEIDTRIDQEVTNMKMQIDSVKTQVMQWLIGVCTGTFALVLAYVRLLT; from the coding sequence ATGATAAGATCTTTCGCTTTCCCATCTTATCCTCGTGGGTTTTTAGGATTACGGACCCTTCATACATCTCGTATCCTTTACAATGATATGGAGACTGTGCACATTAGGGATACGAACCATTTCAGGCAGCGTTTAATGGATGAAGGTAAGTTCTCTGAGGAGCAATCTAATGTGATAGTGAATATAATGATTGATGCGTTACGAGGTGGGGTGGCACATGTGTCACAAGATCTTGCTTCAAGAGAAAAGCTTACCAAACTTACCTACCAACAAAGGGTTgacttttcaaaacttAGGGAACAATTGCTTACAGCGGACCGTAGTGAAATCCATAATTTACAGAATGAACACGAAAGGATACGTAAAGATCTGGAAACGATGAGAAATAAGCtcagagaagaaatcacGAAGGCCAATGCCGGTTTTAAATTGGATTTGTCCTTGGAGAAAGGTCGTATAAGGGAGGAAAGTAGTCACCATGATATGCAGATTAAAGAAATCGATACCAgaattgatcaagaagTGACGAACATGAAGATGCAAATTGATTCTGTGAAGACGCAAGTCATGCAATGGCTAATAGGTGTATGCACTGGTACATTTGCACTTGTCTTGGCGTATGTCAGGCTTCTAACTTGA
- the FMP25 gene encoding Fmp25p (similar to uniprot|Q7LI62 Saccharomyces cerevisiae YLR077W FMP25 The authentic non-tagged protein was localized to the mitochondria): MFRPIVRCGANQATKISYSRCGHQFVNGFHSSAVTLLGKEPKYDDAEIMAERLNNANYVGKRVKTDYQWKDKSEAQSEKEYFDRMEKLAKLYAVLQGLLFVGGVSAIGTAYMMWPQIKNWWITEDIHVSDDVIEKLKEKKERRKLTDIPVVPADSADSSVVGLYYWGQRLGTDSKKAVTKFPLRVPFFDGMKLRDVCLTDDGSYGNLAVDKDGNLFEWDNSKCNLLLKDQNLVQIKVSNDVAYGLNKKGEVLVIPLKDKSLFSDKISWSRSLLLPWKTYCRYSWKLDTRSAFRYSGEKKVIQFDVGSNHLVLLSNKGKAYTCATGTKHVENERSKGQFGIPTFSQFDPYPELNRVYEIELLNTGIAGDHVTSRSISKIACGDYHTLACDSVGELYSFGLNTYGQLGQSISYDMEYVPFPKKVSSFSGHFEKHDFLKCVEINCSGNTSFVSILPQDVHRYFKNKDFAIDIDNDKDNITYFAFGNGIQGQLGNGHFKHSQSTPTRMKVINDLKDNTVNSDKRILIRDWYCGEQHAFVRLKNGEIMCWGYNENGQLGNGKKIKWDKPAYIPRLLEPGERFNGKNLDILYDENNKLVISDEQSLRAGKEASCLFWKA, encoded by the coding sequence ATGTTCCGCCCAATAGTTCGTTGCGGTGCGAATCAAGCTACAAAGATCAGCTATTCTCGGTGTGGTCATCAATTTGTTAATGGGTTCCATTCATCTGCTGTGACACTACTAGGGAAGGAACCTAAGTATGACGATGCAGAAATTATGGCTGAACGCTTGAACAATGCGAATTATGTCGGTAAACGTGTTAAGACAGACTACCAATGGAAGGACAAGTCAGAGGCGCAATCTGAAAAAGAGTACTTTGATAGGATGGAAAAGTTAGCTAAATTGTATGCTGTTCTTCAAGGTCTCCTATTTGTTGGTGGTGTCAGCGCTATTGGTACCGCATATATGATGTGGCCtcaaatcaagaattgGTGGATTACTGAAGACATTCATGTAAGTGACGATGtgattgaaaaattaaaggaaaaaaaagagcGTAGGAAACTGACCGATATACCTGTAGTTCCAGCTGACTCGGCTGATAGTTCAGTTGTGGGGTTGTATTATTGGGGACAAAGATTGGGAACTGATTCCAAAAAAGCCGTCACCAAGTTCCCATTGAGAGTTCCATTTTTCGATGGTATGAAACTAAGAGATGTTTGCTTAACTGATGATGGAAGTTACGGAAACCTAGCCGTAGACAAGGACGGAAATCTATTTGAGTGGGATAATAGTAAATGTAATTTACTGttgaaagatcaaaactTGGTACAAATCAAAGTTTCGAACGATGTCGCTTATGGTTTGAATAAAAAAGGTGAAGTGCTAGTCATTCCTTTAAAGGATAAGAGCTTATTTTCAGATAAAATTAGTTGGTCAAGGTCACTGTTGCTTCCTTGGAAAACGTACTGCCGTTACTCTTGGAAGCTAGACACAAGATCTGCGTTCCGTTACTCtggtgaaaaaaaagtgatcCAATTTGACGTTGGTTCAAACcatttggttcttctttcgaATAAAGGGAAAGCTTATACATGCGCGACTGGTACTAAACACgttgaaaatgaaagatctAAAGGACAATTCGGTATCCCAACGTTCTCGCAATTTGATCCATACCCCGAATTGAATAGGGTATACGAAATCGAACTATTAAATACCGGTATTGCTGGTGATCATGTCACATCCAGatcaatttccaaaatcGCATGTGGAGACTATCACACCCTTGCTTGTGACTCAGTCGGGGaactttattcttttggtCTAAATACTTATGGCCAACTCGGCCAAAGCATTAGCTACGATATGGAATATGTACCGTTCCCAAAGAAGGTTAGCAGCTTTAGCGGACACTTTGAGAAacatgatttcttgaagtgTGTCGAAATTAATTGTTCTGGAAACACGTCCTTTGTTAGTATACTTCCACAGGATGTTCATagatatttcaaaaacAAGGACTTTGCAATTGATATTGACAATGACAAGGATAACATCACTTATTTTGCCTTTGGTAATGGTATCCAAGGGCAATTAGGTAATGGTCATTTCAAGCATTCGCAATCTACTCCTACTCGAATGAAGGTGATAAACGATCTCAAGGATAATACCGTAAATTCTGATAAGCGCATCTTGATCAGAGATTGGTATTGTGGAGAGCAGCATGCTTTTGTAAGATTAAAGAATGGTGAGATTATGTGCTGGGGTTATAATGAAAATGGCCAACTTGGTAATgggaagaagatcaaatggGACAAACCAGCTTACATTCCTAGATTGTTAGAACCAGGTGAAAGGTTCAACGGCAAGAACCTAGACATATTGTACGACGAAAATAATAAACTAGTTATTTCAGACGAACAGAGTCTAAGAGCTGGTAAGGAAGCATCTTGTTTATTCTGGAAGGCATAG
- the BOS1 gene encoding Bos1p (similar to uniprot|P25385 Saccharomyces cerevisiae YLR078C BOS1 v-SNARE (vesicle specific SNAP receptor) localized to the endoplasmic reticulum membrane and necessary for vesicular transport from the ER to the Golgi) — MNALYNHAIKQRSLLNKDLGKFEKELVTAPISLQGAIATTLVSFEKTLHQYKEQYKQYQINSSDDNDETKLKYETRLQTLTQDYEDAKEKFTELKQKYSEINARDQLFNQQASMVEETVMNKRNINAPPQTSFGIGALDQNSERMTINSAAGLPLYEGLRKENSIFERGNAHLDRILQMGQESLEDIMEQNRVLQRLQSQMTKSLHVLGVSNETIEKINKRLFKDKLIFYIGLLLLILGIYFVLKWFG; from the exons ATG AACGCGTTGTATAATCATGCCATCAAGCAGCGAAGTCTTCTAAATAAAGACTTGGGtaaatttgagaaagagCTCGTAACAGCGCCGATCTCTTTGCAAGGGGCGATCGCCACAACCCTTGTTTCTTTCGAGAAAACGCTTCATCAGTACAAGGAACAATACAAGCAATATCAAATAAATAGTTCAGATGACAACGACGAAACTAAACTAAAGTATGAGACGAGACTTCAGACCTTAACACAGGATTACGAAGATgcaaaagagaaatttaCCGAATTGAAGCAAAAATACTCAGAAATTAATGCGAGAGATCAGTTGTTCAACCAGCAAGCATCAATGGTGGAAGAGACCGTGATGAATAAAAGGAACATCAATGCTCCTCCGCAAACATCTTTCGGAATAGGCGCCTTAGATCAGAACAGTGAAAGAATGACTATCAATTCGGCGGCTGGTTTACCACTATATGAAGGATTGAGGAAAGAGAACTCGATCTTTGAGAGAGGCAACGCGCACTTGGACAGAATATTACAGATGGGACAGgaatctttggaagatATCATGGAACAGAACAGGGTCCTTCAGAGATTGCAGTCTCAGATGACAAAATCTCTACACGTACTCGGAGTATCAAATGAAACAATCGAAAAGATTAATAAGAGGTTGTTCAAGGACAAACTCATTTTTTACATTGGTCTCCTATTGTTAATCTTAGGAATTTATTTCGTCCTAAAATGGTTCGGCTGA
- the SIC1 gene encoding cyclin-dependent protein serine/threonine kinase inhibiting protein SIC1 (similar to uniprot|Q75CY2 Ashbya gossypii ABR240W ABR240Wp and weakly similar to YLR079W uniprot|P38634 Saccharomyces cerevisiae YLR079W SIC1 P40 inhibitor of Cdc28p-Clb5p protein kinase complex), with translation MTPATPPSSRNKRSNKTDLLLATPERAAESDSSGMVTPGTVRVKDRLQPPTRPMNLTSPCPALKTPEYTPHKNKHTKRRIEFDQEKLQPVSRVLFGSDFQVEETSNNRTLLPPKRTGIMESFKGVQSYNINDEYAVNNKFKLAKQEPGTPSDKITTFELARKWHNESGLNTSQSENEEENIHIEQQPTAVNQHSNLENPFLSNNIADEKLRKERKEKMLLEDPDLEDTITYVNKGGKVVSKRHLTDDEKQRFKPTRLFAEEIDRHDG, from the coding sequence ATGACCCCAGCTACCCCTCCAAGTTCTAGGAATAAGAGATCAAATAAGACAGATTTGCTGCTCGCAACTCCAGAGCGAGCCGCGGAATCTGATTCCTCTGGCATGGTTACTCCGGGGACAGTTAGAGTAAAGGATAGATTGCAGCCACCTACTAGACCCATGAATTTAACAAGTCCATGCCCGGCATTAAAGACACCTGAATATACCCCACATAAGAACAAACATACGAAACGCAGGATAGAGTTTGACCAGGAGAAGTTACAACCTGTCAGTAGGGTCTTGTTCGGATCGGATTTCCAAGtagaagaaacttcaaacAACAGGACTTTGCTACCACCAAAGAGAACCGGTATAATGGAGTCTTTCAAAGGCGTTCAAAGTTATAATATCAATGATGAGTATGCTGTCAATAACAAATTCAAACTTGCTAAACAAGAGCCAGGAACTCCAAGTGACAAGATCACCACCTTTGAACTTGCTAGAAAATGGCATAACGAGTCTGGTCTGAATACATCGCAATCAgaaaacgaagaagaaaatattcatATTGAACAACAACCTACGGCAGTCAACCAACATAGTAATTTAGAGAatccatttctttcgaaTAATATTGCTGATGAAAAACTGCGAAAAGAACGTAAAGAGAAGATGCTACTTGAGGACCCTGATTTGGAAGATACAATCACTTATGTGAATAAAGGAGGGAAGGTCGTTTCTAAAAGACATTTGACTGACGATGAGAAACAAAGGTTTAAACCTACGAGACTCTTTGCTGAAGAAATAGATAGGCATGATGGGTAG
- the RGD2 gene encoding GTPase-activating protein RGD2 (similar to uniprot|P43556 Saccharomyces cerevisiae YFL047W RGD2 GTPase-activating protein (RhoGAP) for Cdc42p and Rho5p) has translation MPSFAESFWSPDFISGIEALFGKLHKGCDQNDLFIQLFASRMQYEVEFGRHLCNINKGVDEFDALDSTCNSSLAGMIGQMVEEGNHHLKIASTIEMTVLGPFTKWRQEHKQRVQYSEKILKTNARSFLKSKGFVEKLEQTYLNKCRLLEDFKRSTFNEDELSDAMKSLDLQREHEAKVLQEKEYQKFGVFGGIDYDYKGIKETLKLLLTKLPKHQYKVPFISFTIENTNSGSEIVAFLMTHMSLKDIDHAELFGQDLLNHGFIKYCNGVGTTFANSKKFQYQWKPYAYKFCNLSTTDANDDSLNEAESGIVNYFQKMTAGNEATYSSIHQPNFSDNEKKLYKFVRDVEVSDSKYMKECKKLDSLRCSFEELIVDHYTFMEKCESDRLMAIRKVTLDFCAAIGNTISSMKLTIEKLTDSEALIDPAADLLKTIEENRVGFFQPRVIPYNNYYNPGSYQTFGIDLETRCRSDNRLVPLILSAILLYMDQAYPEMENDYKRAIVWTKPVKLHEVHQLRQLLIKPFKEESEIIEILRSKKVEPSTVASVFKIYLLELPKSLITEDAYDILKVLYREYPPSDIKEETENQRVRGLTTALSTLSKSNMVTLDVITTHFERLIEIIRMNKSEESQELAENLRDAISQEFANCLIHPILPTANELGYKVFEDLLRHRKKIFKELKRKGSNPSSRG, from the coding sequence ATGCCATCATTTGCGGAGAGCTTTTGGTCTCCGGATTTTATAAGTGGGATTGAAGCGCTCTTTGGGAAGTTGCATAAAGGTTGTGATCAAAATGACCTTTTTATCCAGCTTTTCGCTTCAAGAATGCAGTATGAAGTTGAGTTTGGAAGACACTTGTgcaatatcaacaaaggTGTTGATGAGTTCGATGCATTAGACTCTACATGTAACTCGTCACTAGCGGGTATGATTGGGCAAATGGTGGAGGAAGGTAACCATCATTTGAAGATCGCCTCTACCATTGAGATGACCGTTTTGGGTCCCTTTACAAAGTGGAGACAAGAACATAAACAACGAGTACAATATTCAGaaaagatattgaaaacaaatgcGAGATCATTCCTTAAGTCAAAAGGGTTTGTTGAGAAACTGGAGCAGACCTATTTGAACAAATGTAGACTACTCGAGGATTTTAAAAGATCTACAttcaatgaagatgaattaTCTGACGCTATGAAATCTCTAGATCTGCAGAGAGAACATGAAGCCAAGGTGTTGCAAGAAAAGGAATACCAGAAATTTGGTGTGTTTGGTGGTATTGACTACGATTATAAGGGTATAAAGGAAACTTTGAAACTTTTATTGACAAAGCTACCAAAGCATCAATATAAAGTTCCCTTCATCTCTTTTACCATCGAAAACACCAACAGTGGTAGTGAAATCGTTGCTTTTTTGATGACACACATGTCTCTAAAGGACATTGATCATGCAGAGTTGTTTGGTCAGGATTTATTGAACCATGGTTTTATCAAATACTGCAACGGTGTTGGTACAACTTTCGCCAACTCgaaaaaatttcaatatcagTGGAAACCGTACGCTTATAAGTTTTGCAACCTATCCACCACAGATGCAAACGATGATTCCCTCAATGAAGCTGAAAGTGGGATAGTGAActatttccaaaagatgACCGCTGGGAATGAGGCTACTTACtcatcaattcatcaaccaAACTTCTCCGATAACGAAAAGAAGTTATACAAATTTGTAAGAGACGTGGAGGTTTCTGATTCCAAGTATATGAAAGAATGCAAAAAATTGGATTCGTTACGGTGTTCGTTTGAAGAGTTGATTGTAGATCATTATACATTCATGGAGAAGTGTGAATCAGATAGATTAATGGCAATACGCAAAGTAACTCTAGACTTTTGTGCGGCAATCGGAAAtacaatttcttcaatgaagTTAACTATTGAAAAACTGACCGACAGTGAGGCATTGATTGACCCCGCAGCTGACTTATTGAAaaccattgaagaaaacagaGTTGGTTTCTTTCAACCTCGCGTCATTCCGTACAACAACTACTATAACCCAGGTAGTTATCAAACCTTTGGTATCGATTTAGAAACAAGATGTAGAAGTGACAATAGACTAGTGCCATTGATTCTCTCTGCAATCTTACTATATATGGACCAAGCATACCctgaaatggaaaatgatTATAAGAGAGCTATTGTATGGACAAAGCCTGTTAAACTTCACGAAGTTCATCAACTAAGGCAACTTTTAATCAAGccattcaaagaagagtCTGAAATCATCGAAATATTACGATCTAAAAAGGTTGAACCATCAACAGTAGCTAGCGTATTCAAAATTTATTTGCTCGAATTACCAAAATCGCTTATAACAGAGGATGCGTATGACATTCTCAAAGTTCTATATCGAGAATATCCACCATCAGAcataaaagaagaaaccgAAAACCAAAGGGTCCGTGGTCTTACCACTGCATTATCCACATTATCAAAATCCAATATGGTGACCTTAGATGTGATCACAACCCATTTCGAGAGACTAATTGAAATCATTAGAATGAATAAATCTGAAGAAAGTCAAGAACTTGCAGAAAATTTACGGGATGCCATTAGCCAAGAGTTTGCAAATTGCCTAATACATCCAATTCTGCCAACAGCTAATGAACTTGGATACAAAgtatttgaagatttgttGAGGcatagaaagaaaatcttcaaagaaCTCAAGAGAAAAGGATCAAATCCATCATCCAGGGGTTGA
- a CDS encoding SelT/SelW/SelH family protein (conserved hypothetical protein) codes for MPFPKVSIVFCTKCKWNLRSAWYVQELLQTFGSELKEISLIPGEPGEFKVLGYQTEGSQPIVIWDRVVDDGFPDSKYLKQRVKALIFNDEVAIGAHIDRKSKSSSAKETLVSEKINQCSTDDQNTSCKDCET; via the coding sequence ATGCCATTCCCCAAAGTTTCAATTGTATTCTGCACTAAATGTAAATGGAATCTCCGGAGTGCATGGTACGTCCAAGAACTTCTACAAACGTTTGGatctgaattgaaagagatttcattgattcCAGGCGAACCAGGCGAATTCAAAGTTCTTGGATACCAAACGGAAGGTTCTCAACCGATAGTAATTTGGGACAGAGTCGTGGACGATGGATTTCCTGACAGTAAATATTTAAAACAACGGGTAAAGGCTcttattttcaatgatgaagTGGCCATAGGGGCCCATATCGACAGgaaatcaaaatcttccTCGGCTAAAGAAACTCTAGTATCGGAAAAGATCAATCAATGCTCCACAGATGATCAAAATACGTCATGCAAAGATTGTGAGACATAA
- a CDS encoding uncharacterized protein (similar to uniprot|P43555 Saccharomyces cerevisiae YFL048C EMP47 Integral membrane component of endoplasmic reticulum-derived COPII-coated vesicles which function in ER to Golgi transport), with protein MFVHWLAVLFAYITVANAAAIAEAELHESAVSDNDILDASHSLPDLVHMNAVPSDWKTSGGLVLEEGRLRLTPSASSQSSIWHKTDYQIKDSFTIEWTFRSVDFIGKSEGGLSFWLVEGKSAGGTSLFGGPEAFDGLQILVDSNGPVGSSVRGILNDGSKKLTEKNVYDHSFAYCLLAYQDTTIPTTIRLSYDRKNNNLLKLQVDNRVCFQTRQIQFPQNAKMKMGITAKNDANKESFEVLKVHTHNGLTKEVTIPNVNPMEQPRLVTKIINKDTGKEDVVETDFMKMKGLANKVDNYELYKKLDKIEGKILANDISVINGKLIGILENQAAHLRKLEYLSTTLEVIVASMGKEGEVNTESFKDLFVMNDKLEQLLQDQAKIREATKQSMENAGNGVSVDEIVKRLLMWILPLILIVLVMAYYTFKIRQDIVKVKLL; from the coding sequence atgTTTGTCCACTGGTTGGCTGTATTGTTCGCATACATTACCGTTGCAAATGCAGCTGCAATTGCAGAAGCGGAATTACATGAAAGTGCCGTGTCTGATAACGATATACTAGATGCCAGTCATTCTTTACCTGATTTGGTTCACATGAATGCCGTGCCTTCAGATTGGAAGACCAGCGGAGGTTTGGTTTTGGAGGAAGGGAGACTTCGTTTAACACCAAGTGCATCCAGTCAAAGTTCGATTTGGCACAAGACTGATTATCAAATTAAGGACTCCTTCACCATAGAATGGACTTTCAGAAGTGTTGATTTTATAGGGAAATCTGAAGGTGGGTTGTCCTTCTGGTTAGTGGAGGGTAAAAGTGCAGGAGGAACTTCTTTATTCGGTGGACCAGAGGCGTTTGATGGGCTTCAAATTTTGGTGGATTCCAATGGGCCCGTGGGTAGTTCTGTTCGTGGTATCTTGAACGACGGGTCTAAGAAATTGACTGAAAAAAATGTGTACGATCATTCTTTTGCCTATTGTTTGTTAGCCTATCAGGATACTACTATTCCAACCACTATCAGATTGAGTTATGATAGGAAGAACAATAACCTATTGAAACTTCAAGTCGATAATAGGGTGTGTTTCCAAACCAGACAAATTCAATTCCCACAAAATGcgaaaatgaagatggGTATCACTGCAAAGAATGATGCTAACAAGGAATCATTTGAAGTCCTGAAGGTACATACTCATAACGGTCTTACTAAAGAAGTTACAATTCCAAATGTTAACCCTATGGAACAGCCTAGATTGGTAACAAAGATTATCAACAAGGATACTGGTAAAGAAGACGTTGTAGAAACAGATTTCATGAAAATGAAGGGTTTAGCAAATAAGGTGGACAACTACGAACTttacaagaaattggaTAAGATTGAGGGCAAGATATTAGCCAATGACATCAGCGTGATAAACGGTAAATTAATTGGCATCTTGGAAAATCAAGCAGCGCACTTGAGAAAGCTAGAATATCTATCAACTACTTTAGAAGTTATTGTGGCTTCAATGGGTAAAGAAGGTGAAGTAAATACAGAATCCTTCAAGGACCTCTTTGTTATGAATGATAAGTTGGAGCAATTACTTCAGGATCAAGCAAAGATTAGAGAGGCCACCAAACAAAGCATGGAAAATGCTGGAAATGGCGTTTCAGTTGACGAAATCGTCAAGAGACTCTTAATGTGGATTTTGCCTCTAATACTAATCGTTTTAGTTATGGCATACTACACTTTCAAAATTCGTCAAGACATTGTTAAAGTTAAATTGTTATAA